The sequence below is a genomic window from Kitasatospora kifunensis.
CGCTCTCCGCCCTGCACAGTCGGATCGAGGCGCACATCGAGCGGGCCCTGCAGGCCGGGCACGAGCTGAGCGTGCGCGAGTACTCGCTGCTGGACGTGCTGAGCGGACAGCACTCCGGCGAGGGCGGCCACCTGCGGATGAGCCAGGTCGCCGAGTCCGTCCTGCTCAGTCAGAGCGCGACCACCCGCCTGGTCTCCCGCCTGGAGGACCGCGGCCTGCTCTCGCGCTACCTCTGCCCCACCGACCGCCGCGGCATCTACACCGAGGTCACCGACGCGGGCCGGGCCCTGCTGACGAAGGCCCGCCCGACCAACGACGCCGCACTGCGCGAAGCCCTCACCGAGGCCGCCGCCCGCCCCGAACTCGCCCCCCTGGTGGCCGCGGTCCACACCCTCTGGGCACCAACGGACTGAGGGCGAGCGGCAGTTGGGAGGCGACATGTCGCAGATCGAGCCACCGGCCGAAGAAGTACTCGCCGGTGGCGGCGTCAACCACGTGGTCCGGGTCGGCTCGACCGTCCGACGGCCCACGGGCCCGTGGACGCGCACCGTCCACGCGTTGCTGGACCACCTGCGCGCGGCCGGATTCACCGCCGCCCCACGTGCGCACGGTTTCGACGCTCAGGGCCGCGAGATCCTCGACTTCCTCCCCGGCCAGGTGAGCGGCTACCCGCTACCGGCGCCCGTGCGCTCGGACGCCACGCTGCTGGCCATGGCCGCGCTGCTGCGCGAGTACCACGACGCGACGGTCGGGTTCACCCCGCCTGTCGCCGCGCACTGGTACTGGGCGGCGCAGGCGCCGGCCGAAGTGATCTGCCACGGGGACGTCGCTCCCTACAACTGCGTCTTCCGCGACGGGCGACCGGTCGCGTTCATCGATTTCGACACCGCCCACCCCGGCCCCCGCATCCACGATGTCGCCTACGCGGCCTACCGCTTCGTCCCGCTGACCGCACCGGACAATCCCGACTTCACCCTGCCGCTCGACGAACAAGCCCGCCGGCTACGCCTGTTCGCCGATGCCTACCGGCTCGGCGCCGCCGATCGGGCGGTCCTGGCCCACACCGCCCGGGACCGCCTCGAGCAGTTGGTACGCCATCTGCACCACCAGGCCGCCCAGGGCAGCGCCGCCTTCGCCGAGCACCTCGCCGCCGGCCACGACACCCGCTACCGAACCGACGCCGCCCACCTCGCCCGCCACGCGGCACTCTTCACGGCGGCACTCAGCTGAGAGGCCGTGCAACCGCAACCGCAGGCGCAGGCGTCAGCGGATGCCGGGCCGGCGGATGTCGGCTTAGCCTGTGAGAGGCGTTCCCGCCTGACGGCGGCCGCCGTTCGGGTGCGCCCGAGGCAGGGATCGCGCGACGCTGCGGCTCCGGCTACCGCCGGCCGGGCTCGCCCGACTTGCCCGACCGCCTGCCCGCCGCGCCTGCGGACTCCTACCGAAGGCGTCACTGCTCCACCGGAGGCGTCATGTTCCAGATCGTGTGGATCATCATCATCGGCCTCATCCTCGGCCTGCTGGCCCGGCTGCTGCTGCGCGGCCCGCAGGCGATCCCGCTCTGGCTCACCGTCGTGCTCGGCGCCGTGGGCGCGCTGCTCGGCAACGCCGTGTCCGGCTGGATCGGCGTGCGGCACACCTCCGGGATCGACTGGATCCGGCACATCCTGCAGATCGGCTTCGCGGTCGTGCTGGTCGCCGTGGTCAGCCCGGCCTGGAACAGGCGAGGGGTCAAACGGTAGCCGGTAGGACGTGTCCGAGGAATTTTGAAAAACCTGCTCGGGCGCGCCTGGGAAAGCACCTTTGACGGCCCTCGGCAGGGGCGTGCGCGAGCGCGCCCGCCCCCTCACGGGTCATCCCCCACGCGGCCTGCCGGCGGGCACTCAGGCGCCCGTCCGAGCCCCGCGCGCACCCCGGCCGAACTGGGCTTTTCCACCCTCCGGACCTAGCATCTCTCCATCAGAGAAGGAGAGTTGATGGACCGGAACATACGCACCGTCGAGGATGTGCTCAAGCTCCTGGACGGCCTGTTCGCACCGGACGCCGACCGCTGGACGGCCGACGCGGCCCAGTGGTGGGACGGCTTCTACACCGACCGCGCCAAGCCCGTTCCGTTCTTCGTGGCGAAGCCGGACGAGAGCCTGGCCGACTACCTTGAGCGCGGCCTGCTCCGCCCGGGGCGGGCGCTGGATCTGGGCTGCGGTCCGGGGCGCAACGCGCTCCACCTGGCCTCGCTGGGCTTCCAGGTGGACGCCGTCGACCTCTCACCGACCGCGATCGCCTGGGCCGAAGAGCGAGCCGCTGCCGCCGGCGCCAACGTCCGTTTCCACTGCGGCGATGCGTTCGCGCTGGCGGCGAGCGAGCTGCCCGGCCCGTACGACCTGGTCTACGATTCCGGCTGCTTCCACCACCTGCCACCGCACCGCCGGGTCAGCTACCTCGCGCTCATCGATCGGGTACTGGCCCCCGGTGGTCACCTGGCCCTGAGCTGCTTCGCCGCCGGCGCGATGGGCTCCGAGCTGCCCGACGCCGCCTTCTACCGCGAGCAGCGCCTCCAGGGCGGCCTCGCCTACACTCCGCAGGCGCTGCGCTGGATCTTCGCCGACCTGACGGAGGTCGAGCTGCGCCGGATGCGCGACGAACCGCCCGAGTCCGCGCTCTTCGGCGAACCCTTCCTCTGGACGGCCCTGTTCCGCCGGTAGCCAACGGCTCAGGCCACACCGCCGTTGACCCGCAGGGTCTGGCCGTTGACCCACGAGGCGCCAGGGGACAGCAGGTAGTCGACCGCGTCCGCGATCTCCTCGTACCTCCCCAGACGCCGCATCGGGGCCTGGGTGCGGAAGCGTTCGAGGTCCTGCTCGCTCTTGCCGTCGCGGAACATCGGCGAGTCGACCAGGCCGGGAGCGACGGTGTTGACCCGGATGCCCCGGGGGCCGAGTTCCTTGGCCAGGACGCGGGTGAGGGCCTCGACACCGGCCTTCGCGGCGAGGTAGACGCCGAGGCTGGGGGTGCCGACGGCGACGGCGGTGGAGGAGAGGTTGACGATGCCGCCGCCGGACTGCAGGCGCCGGGCGGCTTCCTGCATGCCGTAGAGGGCGCCGAGCAGGTTGACCCCGAGCAGTTCGGCGATCAGTTCGTCATCGCTGTCCGCGACGGCTGCCACCCTGCTCACCCCCGCGTTGTTCACCAGCGCGCCGACCGGGCCGAACGCATCCTCGGCACGGTCGAACAGCGCACCCACCTCGGGGCGCCGGGAGACGTCGGCGCGCACCGCGACGGCCCGGCCGCCGCCCTCCTCGATCTCCCGCACCACCTCGAACGCCCGCCGCTCGCCGCTGCGGTAGGCAACGACCACCGGACGCCCGCCCCCGCCACCTTCACCGACCCCGCCGACCCCGCCGACCCCGCCGACCCGCAGGGCGATGGCCCGCCCGATCCCCGTCGAACCACCGGTCACCACCACACTGGTTGTCATGGCAACCATAGAAGCATGCGCCGGTTGCCATAGCAACCTATGCTGGAAACATGGACGTGATCAGCAACACCACAGAACCGCTCAGCGGCGACGAACTCGCCCTCTGGCATGCCTGCAAGACCCTCGGCACCGTGGTCACCCAGCGCGTCGGGGCCGCCCTCACCGCGGCGACCGGACTCTCCGGCACCGACTACGGCGTCATCTCGCGCCTGGCGGACCTCGGCGCCGGGCGCCTGGGTCAGCAGACCCTCACCGACTCCATGGGCCTGACCAAAGGCGCCATGTCCCACCAGCTGACCCGGATGACCCATCGCGGCCTGGTGCTGCGCGAGAAGACCGGCACCGGCAGCACGGTCATCCTCACCGACCACGGCCGCACCCTGTTGAGCCAAGCCCGCCCCGTGCACGCCACGGCCGTCCGCGAGCAGCTGCTCGACCGGCTCAGCGCGGACGAACGCGCCACCCTGCTGCGGATCGCCGCCCGCCTGGCCGAATAACCCCACAGTCGGAGAAGTGAACTGACGTAGCGTCAGTCGCCCGAGACCCCGGGGTGGGGGCGCCGCAGCAACCAGCGCCAGAAGCCGCGCCGCGGTGGCCGCACCACGATGCTGCCGCTGCGCACCGAACCCGAGAGCTCGATCCGCAGCACCGTCGGCTCGCCGCCGACCCCGCTGGTCGCGGCCGGTCGCCGGACCTTGACGCTGCCGCTGCCCACACTCACCTCGTCGACGTCCACCGTCATGCCCGGCCGGGTGATGAGCGTCAGGGACCCGCTGCGCACCTTCGCGTCGATCCGCAGCACCGGCTGGGTGATCACCGCCTCGGTGAAGTCCAGCTTCACGTGGCCGCTGGCCACCGTCACGTCGAAGGCCCGCGGCACCACCCAGTGGCCGACGCGCTCCGTGCTGCTGCTGCCGCACTCGATCCGCACCAGGTCCTTGACCTCCGGCGGCACCGCCCCCTGGGCTGCGGGCAGGTCGGCGACCAGTACCGCCAGCTCGCTACCGGTCCGCGCGGTGAGCGCGCGCTCCAGTCGCTCGTCCAACTCCTGCGCGGTCAGCCGACCGTCCCCGGCGGCGATCCGCAACTGCTCGGCCACCTGGTC
It includes:
- a CDS encoding DUF1707 SHOCT-like domain-containing protein, with translation MTGEVSPGGQNRPELRVSHEERDQVAEQLRIAAGDGRLTAQELDERLERALTARTGSELAVLVADLPAAQGAVPPEVKDLVRIECGSSSTERVGHWVVPRAFDVTVASGHVKLDFTEAVITQPVLRIDAKVRSGSLTLITRPGMTVDVDEVSVGSGSVKVRRPAATSGVGGEPTVLRIELSGSVRSGSIVVRPPRRGFWRWLLRRPHPGVSGD
- a CDS encoding class I SAM-dependent methyltransferase → MDRNIRTVEDVLKLLDGLFAPDADRWTADAAQWWDGFYTDRAKPVPFFVAKPDESLADYLERGLLRPGRALDLGCGPGRNALHLASLGFQVDAVDLSPTAIAWAEERAAAAGANVRFHCGDAFALAASELPGPYDLVYDSGCFHHLPPHRRVSYLALIDRVLAPGGHLALSCFAAGAMGSELPDAAFYREQRLQGGLAYTPQALRWIFADLTEVELRRMRDEPPESALFGEPFLWTALFRR
- a CDS encoding phosphotransferase yields the protein MSQIEPPAEEVLAGGGVNHVVRVGSTVRRPTGPWTRTVHALLDHLRAAGFTAAPRAHGFDAQGREILDFLPGQVSGYPLPAPVRSDATLLAMAALLREYHDATVGFTPPVAAHWYWAAQAPAEVICHGDVAPYNCVFRDGRPVAFIDFDTAHPGPRIHDVAYAAYRFVPLTAPDNPDFTLPLDEQARRLRLFADAYRLGAADRAVLAHTARDRLEQLVRHLHHQAAQGSAAFAEHLAAGHDTRYRTDAAHLARHAALFTAALS
- a CDS encoding MarR family winged helix-turn-helix transcriptional regulator encodes the protein MDVISNTTEPLSGDELALWHACKTLGTVVTQRVGAALTAATGLSGTDYGVISRLADLGAGRLGQQTLTDSMGLTKGAMSHQLTRMTHRGLVLREKTGTGSTVILTDHGRTLLSQARPVHATAVREQLLDRLSADERATLLRIAARLAE
- a CDS encoding GlsB/YeaQ/YmgE family stress response membrane protein yields the protein MFQIVWIIIIGLILGLLARLLLRGPQAIPLWLTVVLGAVGALLGNAVSGWIGVRHTSGIDWIRHILQIGFAVVLVAVVSPAWNRRGVKR
- a CDS encoding SDR family oxidoreductase, whose amino-acid sequence is MTTSVVVTGGSTGIGRAIALRVGGVGGVGGVGEGGGGGRPVVVAYRSGERRAFEVVREIEEGGGRAVAVRADVSRRPEVGALFDRAEDAFGPVGALVNNAGVSRVAAVADSDDELIAELLGVNLLGALYGMQEAARRLQSGGGIVNLSSTAVAVGTPSLGVYLAAKAGVEALTRVLAKELGPRGIRVNTVAPGLVDSPMFRDGKSEQDLERFRTQAPMRRLGRYEEIADAVDYLLSPGASWVNGQTLRVNGGVA
- a CDS encoding MarR family winged helix-turn-helix transcriptional regulator, whose product is MSEQVGRGLAQGWCALSALHSRIEAHIERALQAGHELSVREYSLLDVLSGQHSGEGGHLRMSQVAESVLLSQSATTRLVSRLEDRGLLSRYLCPTDRRGIYTEVTDAGRALLTKARPTNDAALREALTEAAARPELAPLVAAVHTLWAPTD